GCGGAAACGACCAGGAGGAGCGGAAGGTTTTCCCGTCCACCCAGCCGAGGATCACCGCCGTCACTCCCAGCAGCGCCAACACCGACCAGCCGACGGAAGCCGCCGGGAGCACGGCGCTGAGCAGTGGCGGGGCCAGCAGGATCAGGGTCACCGCCACGGCGGGGACAACATAGTGGCGTGGCTCGCGGCTCGGTTCGGTCAGGTCAGTCTCAGTCGAGGTACTCATCGCCCCCCGAGGTTAACGAAGGTCCGCCAGCTCCACCCGCGGCCGGACGGAGATGTCCGTGATCTGCGTGGACGGCCCGGCATCCACCGCGGTGCGCACAGCAGCGGCGACCTCCTCGGGGACGATGTAGTGCTCGGGGGAGTAGTCGCCGCCGGCGGAGGCGGTCAAGCCCTGGAGCATGGGGGTGTCCACCGGGCCCGGTGCCACGGAGGTGACCCGCACGCCACCGTTCGCTTCCTCCTTGCGCAGCGCGTCGGCCAGCGCGTACAGGGCGTGTTTGGTGGCCGCGTACACGGCGTTTCCCGGGTATGCGCCTCGGCCGGCGCCGGAATTGATGAACACAGCCAGGCCCTCGGCCTCCCGGAGCGCGGGCAGCAGGCGGCGGGTCAGCTCGGCGGGGACGACCACGTTGGTGTCCAGGTGGGAGCGCCAGTCGGCGACGGACGCCTCCTCAACCGAGCGGCGCTCGGCGATGGCGGCGGCGTTGACCAGGACGTCGATACGCGTCAGTTCGTCGAGGGCGGAGAAGGAACCCTCGAGGAGCTCGCCCACCAGGTCGCACTCCACGGCGGTGACCCGGTCGAGCTCGGCGAGTTCCGCGAGTTTCTCCGCGTTGCGCCCGAGGGCGTAGACGTGGTGGTCGCGGGCGAGATCGGCAACGATGGTGCGGCCGATACCGCCGGTCGCGCCGGTGACTACTGCAATGCGTTCTGTCATGTGTGGCCTCCTAGGGCTTGCGGGGACGGATGTCCAGGTTGGTGAACTGCGTGGTCTCGCCGGTGTCGGCGATGAGCCGGACCGCGCGGGCGATCTCCACCGGCGCAGAGTAGTACTCCGGGTGGTACTCGTCGTCGTTGGCCTCGGAGGCCTTGCGCATCATGTCCGTGTCCGTCCCGGAGGGGAACACGGTGGCCACACGCACGCCGTCGGGGGAGATCTCGTCGCGGAAGCTGTCGGCGATGGAACGTAACGCGGCCTTGCTGGCGCCGTAGACAATGCTGCCGGCGGACGGGCCCTGGCCCGAGATGGAGTTGATGAACACGACCTGGCCCTCCGCCTTGCGCAGGCCGGGCAGCAGGAGGCGGGTGAGCAGCGCCGGCTGCAGAGCGTTGATGCCCATCTGGGTGTGCCAGTCGCTGTAGGTCGCGTCCTCCAGGGTGTGGCTCTCGAGCAGGGCGGCGCAGTGCACGAGCAGATCGATCTCCGGCAGGTCCGCGATGACGGCCAGGTCCGGATCCTCCCGGAGTACCTCGTCGTCCTGGAGCAGGTGGCCGAGGTCGACACCCAGGGGAGTGACGTTCTCGAGCTCCCCCAGCTCCGCGAGCTTGGTTTCGTCGCGGCCGAGTGCGTACACGTGGTGGTTTTGGGCCAGGTCGGCGACGATCTCGCGGCCCATGCCGCCCGTCGCGCCGGTGACTACTGCAATGCGTTCGCTCATGAGGCCCAGCTTAACCGCGCCGAGCGGGGTTCAGCCGGGAGAAATCTTGCCGCGCCGGGGCACCGGGTGGCTGTTAAAGTTGTATCCTAGGAGAAACCCCATGTGAGGAGCAG
This sequence is a window from Corynebacterium doosanense CAU 212 = DSM 45436. Protein-coding genes within it:
- a CDS encoding SDR family oxidoreductase yields the protein MTERIAVVTGATGGIGRTIVADLARDHHVYALGRNAEKLAELAELDRVTAVECDLVGELLEGSFSALDELTRIDVLVNAAAIAERRSVEEASVADWRSHLDTNVVVPAELTRRLLPALREAEGLAVFINSGAGRGAYPGNAVYAATKHALYALADALRKEEANGGVRVTSVAPGPVDTPMLQGLTASAGGDYSPEHYIVPEEVAAAVRTAVDAGPSTQITDISVRPRVELADLR
- a CDS encoding SDR family NAD(P)-dependent oxidoreductase codes for the protein MSERIAVVTGATGGMGREIVADLAQNHHVYALGRDETKLAELGELENVTPLGVDLGHLLQDDEVLREDPDLAVIADLPEIDLLVHCAALLESHTLEDATYSDWHTQMGINALQPALLTRLLLPGLRKAEGQVVFINSISGQGPSAGSIVYGASKAALRSIADSFRDEISPDGVRVATVFPSGTDTDMMRKASEANDDEYHPEYYSAPVEIARAVRLIADTGETTQFTNLDIRPRKP